In the Juglans microcarpa x Juglans regia isolate MS1-56 chromosome 6D, Jm3101_v1.0, whole genome shotgun sequence genome, one interval contains:
- the LOC121234149 gene encoding inositol polyphosphate multikinase beta-like isoform X1, translated as MLKVPDHQVAGHEGRDGMLGPLIDDVGHFYKPLQDDDRGSNEVAFYKSFSSNTEIPDHVRRFFPIFYGTRLIEASDGSGLHPHLVLQDTVSSHLNPSIMDIKIGSRTWYPQASEDYIQKCLKKDRDSTSIALGFRISGLQVHGSQESETWKPDKKLVKKFTAKDVRLVLRKFVSSNTSVDTGMDPDCSFASTVYGGSAGILAQLLELKKWFEDQTIYHFYSCSVLMVYDKESVVKERNCAEVKLVDFAHVLEGKGVIDHNFLGGLCSLIKFITEILSCSDEYEEAKASLQDPNNNCNCTD; from the coding sequence ATGCTTAAGGTCCCAGATCATCAGGTTGCTGGCCACGAGGGTCGTGATGGAATGCTCGGTCCTCTGATAGATGATGTAGGGCACTTCTACAAACCTCTTCAAGATGATGATCGTGGGTCCAACGAGGTAGCCTTCTATAAATCATTCTCATCGAACACTGAGATTCCAGATCACGTCCGGAGATTCTTTCCTATTTTTTATGGAACTCGGCTTATAGAGGCATCTGATGGATCTGGCCTGCATCCTCATCTTGTGCTGCAAGATACTGTCTCAAGTCACCTCAATCCGTCTATCATGGACATTAAGATTGGATCCAGAACGTGGTACCCCCAAGCATCAGAGGACTATATCCAAAAGTGTTTAAAGAAAGACAGAGACTCAACAAGCATTGCACTGGGGTTTAGGATATCTGGATTGCAGGTACATGGGAGCCAAGAATCTGAAACCTGGAAGCCAGATAAAAAGCTTGTCAAGAAATTTACTGCCAAGGATGTTAGGTTAGTTTTGAGGAAGTTTGTCTCCTCTAACACCTCTGTAGATACAGGTATGGACCCTGATTGTTCTTTTGCATCAACTGTTTATGGTGGATCTGCTGGAATTTTGGCACAATTGTTGGAACTCAAAAAATGGTTTGAGGATCAAACCATTTACCATTTCTATTCTTGTTCGGTTCTCATGGTGTATGATAAGGAATCAGTAGTTAAAGAAAGGAATTGTGCTGAAGTAAAACTTGTTGATTTTGCTCATGTTTTGGAAGGCAAGGGTGTTATTGATCATAACTTCTTGGGTGGGCTCTGTTCTTTGATAAAGTTTATCACGGAGATTTTGAGCTGTTCTGATGAGTATGAAGAAGCCAAAGCTTCTCTGCAAGACCCTAACAATAATTGTAATTGTACCGATTGA
- the LOC121234149 gene encoding uncharacterized protein LOC121234149 isoform X4: MTKLYKELILSPASFLYDIFTFAGANFRRAICFSEKLDVAVARVVAETGILPEYYLPLVCASGLFVAAEGHDPQIVGSSKRVYKRWPKGLDPKALIVRGQMKMLSCLGRST, from the exons ATGACTAAATTGTACAAGGAATTAATATTGTCTCCCGCTTCCTTCTTGTACGATATTTTCACATTTGCAG GAGCAAATTTCAGGCGGGCTATTTGCTTCAGTGAGAAACTTGATGTGGCAGTGGCAAGGGTGGTTGCAGAAACGGGAATCTTAC CTGAATACTATCTTCCTCTAGTTTGTGCTAGTGGTCTGTTTGTGGCTGCAGAGGGTCATGATCCTCAG ATTGTTGGCAGCAGCAAAAGAGTATACAAGAGATGGCCAAAGGGCCTTGATCCTAAGGCCCTAATTGTTAGGGGCCAGATGAAGATGTTGAGCTGTTTGGGAAG GTCAACATGA
- the LOC121234149 gene encoding uncharacterized protein LOC121234149 isoform X2, with protein MTKLYKELILSPASFLYDIFTFAGANFRRAICFSEKLDVAVARVVAETGILPEYYLPLVCASGLFVAAEGHDPQIVGSSKRVYKRWPKGLDPKALIVRGQMKMLSCLGRVALLRFNIIKNKCMDMKIVEGEECGATQPI; from the exons ATGACTAAATTGTACAAGGAATTAATATTGTCTCCCGCTTCCTTCTTGTACGATATTTTCACATTTGCAG GAGCAAATTTCAGGCGGGCTATTTGCTTCAGTGAGAAACTTGATGTGGCAGTGGCAAGGGTGGTTGCAGAAACGGGAATCTTAC CTGAATACTATCTTCCTCTAGTTTGTGCTAGTGGTCTGTTTGTGGCTGCAGAGGGTCATGATCCTCAG ATTGTTGGCAGCAGCAAAAGAGTATACAAGAGATGGCCAAAGGGCCTTGATCCTAAGGCCCTAATTGTTAGGGGCCAGATGAAGATGTTGAGCTGTTTGGGAAG GGTCGCCTTGTTGAGGTTcaacatcataaaaaataaatgcatggacatgaagaTTGTGGAGGGAGAAGagtg TGGAGCCACGCAGCCCATATAG
- the LOC121234149 gene encoding uncharacterized protein LOC121234149 isoform X3: MTKLYKELILSPASFLYDIFTFAGANFRRAICFSEKLDVAVARVVAETGILPEYYLPLVCASGLFVAAEGHDPQIVGSSKRVYKRWPKGLDPKALIVRGQMKMLSCLGSGATQPI; encoded by the exons ATGACTAAATTGTACAAGGAATTAATATTGTCTCCCGCTTCCTTCTTGTACGATATTTTCACATTTGCAG GAGCAAATTTCAGGCGGGCTATTTGCTTCAGTGAGAAACTTGATGTGGCAGTGGCAAGGGTGGTTGCAGAAACGGGAATCTTAC CTGAATACTATCTTCCTCTAGTTTGTGCTAGTGGTCTGTTTGTGGCTGCAGAGGGTCATGATCCTCAG ATTGTTGGCAGCAGCAAAAGAGTATACAAGAGATGGCCAAAGGGCCTTGATCCTAAGGCCCTAATTGTTAGGGGCCAGATGAAGATGTTGAGCTGTTTGGGAAG TGGAGCCACGCAGCCCATATAG